Below is a window of Planococcus rifietoensis DNA.
CATGGCGTTTGGTATCAATAAGGCGTTTTTTCGTCTGTGCCGGCTTGCCCCACAAGATGAAGATAACCGGCGCTTCACGTTCCGATAATTTCCGGATAACTTCATCCGTAAACTGCTCCCATCCTTTTTTCTGGTGCGAATGCGCTTGCCCTTGCCTTACCGTCAAGACGGTGTTGAGCATGAGCACCCCTTGGTCAGACCATTTCGTCAAAGTCCCATCCACCGGCTTTTCACAGCCAATGTCGTCTTCGAGTTCTTTGAAGATATTACGCAGGCTCGGCGGATGTGCGATGCCTGGCTGAACGGAAAAGCTCAAGCCGTGCGCTTGATTCGGCCCATGGTAGGGGTCTTGCCCG
It encodes the following:
- a CDS encoding uracil-DNA glycosylase; this translates as MTKEIFTNDWQEILGEEFGKSYYRELREFLKEEYAKETIYPVMENIWNAFEHTAYEDVKAVILGQDPYHGPNQAHGLSFSVQPGIAHPPSLRNIFKELEDDIGCEKPVDGTLTKWSDQGVLMLNTVLTVRQGQAHSHQKKGWEQFTDEVIRKLSEREAPVIFILWGKPAQTKKRLIDTKRHDIIEAPHPSPLSAHRGFFGSKPFSKVNKLLQSRGEAPIDFCLD